In the genome of Coregonus clupeaformis isolate EN_2021a chromosome 11, ASM2061545v1, whole genome shotgun sequence, one region contains:
- the LOC121577188 gene encoding CD82 antigen-like — translation MGKGCITATKYFLFLFNLLFFIFGALFMGFGLWVLLDNQSFIAVLQESSTTLKVVSYISISVGSLSMAMGFLGCIGAIYEIRCLLGLYFTCLLLILIAQVTAGVLIYFQRDRLKHEMSNIIKGMLVNYTGQNRTTEHTWDYVQRTMKCCGWTGPGNWSENLTIRNSSVSMYPCSCRNETLPGTDVKEIGLCEHLSNDLPVYETGCMHSVEGWLLENCGVILGIGVGVAVIELLGMILSMCLCKSVVQEDYTKVPKY, via the exons ATGGGGAAGGGATGCATCACGGCAACTAAGTACTTCCTGTTCCTCTTCAACCTCCTCTTCTTT ATCTTTGGAGCATTGTTCATGGGCTTTGGACTGTGGGTTCTCCTGGATAACCAGAGCTTCATCGCAGTTCTGC AGGAATCCTCTACCACACTGAAGGTAGTGTCCTACATCTCCATCAGTGTGGGGTCTCTCTCCATGGCCATGGGTTTCCTGGGCTGTATAGGAGCCATCTATGAGATACGCTGCCTGCTGGGCCTG tACTTCACCTGCCTCCTGCTCATCCTCATTGCCCAGGTAACTGCTGGGGTGCTCATCTACTtccagagagacagg CTGAAGCATGAGATGTCCAACATCATCAAAGGGATGTTGGTCAACTACACTGGTCAGAACAGGACCACAGAACACACCTGGGACTATGTACAGAGGACG atgAAGTGCTGTGGTTGGACTGGTCCTGGTAACTGGTCAGAGAATTTGACGATCAGGAACAGTTCTGTCTCCATGTACCCCTGCTCCTGTCGGAACGAAACCCTGCCCGGGACAGACGTCAAGGAGATAGGGCTCTGTGAACACCTGTCCAACGACCTGCCAGTCTACGAAACG GGCTGCATGCATAGTGTGGAGGGCTGGCTTCTGGAGAACTGTGGAGTTATTCTTGGAATCGGTGTCGGAGTGGCAGTCATTGAG CTTCTGGGAATGATCCTGTCTATGTGCCTGTGTAAGAGTGTTGTCCAGGAGGACTACACCAAAGTACCCAAGTACTGA